The Carassius carassius chromosome 34, fCarCar2.1, whole genome shotgun sequence genome has a segment encoding these proteins:
- the LOC132115104 gene encoding legumain-like, producing the protein MVIFMTSSYSATMFEDLAPNVDAYALTACTKYIQSSPSDYNDIRKIYLSDKFSSAWLKDINEADFKTETFHGKIADKQANHLKRNNDLCPCQFGNLEIRNCHLSEFLQK; encoded by the exons ATGGTGATATTCATGACCAGCAGTTACTCTGCAACAATGTTTGAAGATCTTGCCCCTAATGTAGATG CCTATGCATTGACTGCATGTACTAAATATATCCAGAGCTCTCCCAGTGATTACAATGACATCAGAAAAATCTACCTCTCTGATAAATTCTCATCTGCTTGGCTGAAGGACATTAATGAG GCTGACTTTAAAACAGAAACATTCCACGGGAAGATAGCTGATAAACAAGCTAATCACCTTAAACGAAATAATGATCTCTGCCCTTGCCAGTTTGGGAACCTG gagaTCAGAAACTGTCACCTCAGTGAGTTTCTGCAAAAATGA
- the LOC132114803 gene encoding legumain-like — MSGKKWVLLVAGSKDWENYQHQANVCGLYQIIKKHGIPDEQIVVMMYDDIADNPKNPTNGTVVSVVNDTDVYSGVPKDYTGKDVTPQNFLAALQGDESTEKKVIKSGENDNIYIYMSGLGNEGTFEFPEESVSIKHKD; from the exons ATGTCTGGAAAAAAATGGGTTCTCCTTGTCGCCGGCTCAAAGGACTGGGAAAATTACCAACACCAA GCCAATGTGTGCGGTCTATATCAGATAATTAAGAAACATGGGATTCCTGATGAGCAGATTGTGGTGATGATGTATGATGACATTGCTGACAATCCAAA AAACCCAACTAATGGAACCGTTGTCAGTGTAGTTAATGACACAGACGTGTACTCAGGAGTTCCAAAAGACTACACTGGAAAG GATGTGACCCCACAAAACTTCCTGGCTGCTCTTCAAGGGGATGAGagtacagaaaaaaaagtcataaaaag TGGAGAAAATGACAACATATACATCTACATGTCCGGTCTGGGAAATGAAGGCACATTTGAATTTCCTGAGGAGTCAGTAAGTATAAAACACAAAGACTGA
- the LOC132114800 gene encoding uncharacterized protein LOC132114800, producing the protein MNHWAAILHDYQAIWRLVGNCPALRGRTRIQLFEVNQRTLSVWNNNYRKKLEADVLALSVPLPQISMVSHSQLPLARQMTSMPSAPGSSLKSFPHVANPDLSGQATRRGQRPPPPASAPVLSAQRTASLSAPPAASLSAPATSMSRTTLWRKRKAAEVFAQEHELFFWAAHIECTHIVSAQVAGDRAAQKKSLGTPGICHLDPQICVVQVL; encoded by the exons ATGAACCACTGGGCTGCCATTCTACACGACTACCAGGCCATATGGAGACTGGTGGGGAACTGTCCAGCACTGAGGGGACGGACGAGGATTCAGTTGTTTGAGGTCAATCAGCGGACGCTTTCTGTCTG GAACAACAACTACAGGAAGAAGCTGGAGGCAGATGTGCTGGCTCTGAGTGTTCCCTTGCCTCAGATCAGCATGGTGTCTCACAGTCAGCTTCCTCTAGCCAGGCAGATGACGTCAATGCCCTCTGCACCTGGGTCGTCACTTAAATCTTTCCCCCATGTTGCAAACCCTGATCTGTCAGGTCAGGCCACACGACGTGGGCAGCGACCTCCTCCCCCTGCATCAGCACCTGTGCTCTCTGCTCAAAGGACAGCGTCTCTCTCAGCTCCTCCCGCAGCATCCCTCTCTGCTCCAGCAACATCGATGAGCAGAACAACTCTGTGGAGGAAGAGGAAAGCAGCAGAGGTTTTTGCTCAAGAGCATGAACTCTTTTTCTGGGCTGCCCACATTGAGTGCACGCATATAGTTTCTGCGCAGGTTGCTGGGGACAGGGCAGCCCAGAAAAAGAGTTTGGGCACACCAGG aATCTGCCATCTGGACCCGCAAATCTGTGTTGTCCAGGTCCTGTGA